The following is a genomic window from Miscanthus floridulus cultivar M001 chromosome 14, ASM1932011v1, whole genome shotgun sequence.
TTTTGTGTGTCTAATTCACTGGACCAATTCAACATTACCTTTTTAATCCATGTCTGCTCTGCTCCCTGATTGGATGTAGGAAAAAAATCCaacgaaaaaagaagaagaaaatgttcAGAAAATCGTGGAGCGTTGGAGGCAAATGACCGGAGGGTCACTGTCATCGCTCCCATTATTTTCTACGCCGATGAGTGCATGCCTTGTCGATTTCTTCATCTCTCCTCCTCTTTTCCCACTTCCCATAAAGCTCCAACGCCATTGGTGAATGGATCTCAAGGAGATAGACACACGCCGCAAACTCGTGTCCGCGGCGCCAGTCAAACTGATGCAGAGCAAGTTGGACTTTTTGGTCAGTGGCAGGGCTTGTTAGTCAGTGGCTGCTATAAAACGGCCATGGAACATGTTCTTGCATGTGCGTCTTCTCTGCTCAGTTCCCACAAGGTAGGAGCTTTCTGCTTTGtgctcttgttcttcttcttcttcaccttgttCATGGACATGCTTCCTTTCTCCGGTTGGTTCTGGTTGAGATATTGGGGTGGATCTTCCTCTTCCCCTGCTCTGATGAATCTGAATCTCATCCCTGGGGACGGACGGACGGTAGCTGGAGGGCCACTTTCTTGTTCATCATGTTTGGTGGTGcctccgcccccccccccccccccccccaatggaTTTTCTATGCCAATCCTTTTTGTATCTTCCTGGTGTTTCTGTAGTAGCTTCTTCTCAAAACAGAAAATGAAGATTTAGGATGCATCATGTGTAAAATAACTGAAAATAGACCCAAAATTTGGTACAACAACATTTGATTTCAGTTCTACCAAAACATATGTCAGAAGCAAGAGCTCCATGATCGATCACTTATTGGCTTATTGCCTGCTGCAGGTGCTCCAAGAAGAAGGCCCTCTACTACTGTCGTCCATCAGAGCCAGGCTCAGCATGTTCGTGATCGAGGACAAGGGCGGCGCCATCGCGCTGATGCTGGCGTCGCTGCTGTTCCTGGGCACCTGGCCGGCGGTGCTCACCCTGCTGGAGCGCCGGGGTCGGCTGCCGCAGCACACGTACCTGGACTACTCCCTCACCAACCTCCTCGCCGCCGTGCTCATCGCGCTCACCTTCGGCCAGCTCGGGGACAGCAAGCGCGGCATGCCCAACTTCTTCACGCAGCTCAGCCAGGACAACTGGCCTTCCGTgctcttcgccatggcgggcggcGTCGTGCTCAGCGTCGGGAACCTCTCGACGCAGTATGCGTGGGCGTATGTCGGGCTCTCCGTCACTGAGGTCATCAGCTCCAGCATGGTGGTGGTCATTGGTATGTTGGTGATCTCCATCGCTTCTCTCTCTAAGATCTGGTCAGTGCCTCAGTGGGGCAGCTCATTCTCCAATCTCCATCATGTCACCATCGTTGTTAATCACATAGGATGGGAGGGACCTCAATGATAATGGGAATTTacctttttattattttttcccCCATAAATGAAATTTGCTTTGCTTTGGAGTCTAGGAATATCTAGAAAAAAAAGATCTTGCTTGCTGACAAGGggaaaaaatgaaatgtctacaTTTTCTTTTGAGATTCAAGCAAATCATGCGGTGGTAGTCTGACAGAACAAGTTTCTTGAGCAAATTGGCCTAttagttgtaacttgtaagcaagCTCCTTGTGTTGTGTCAGGGCAATATgtgtgtatttatttatttatttgtgcagATGAAGAAATGTTTTTTTTGAAACACAGATGAAGAAATGTTACTATCAACTTTGAAATAGAAGAACATCATGTAGTTAGTCTATTAAGGAGCATCCTTGGAACAAAAATGTCAATGTGTTGGACAGAAAAGTCTTATTTGAATTCCTGATTTTTCAATGTTCATACATGACTAATAAATCATATGTGCTGTACCATCCCTTGTGTTTTTCAGGCACGACACTGAACTACTTCCTGGACAACCGCATCAATCGGGCAGAGATTCTGTTCCCCGGTGTGGCATGCTTCCTTGTTGCTGTCATCCTTGGCTCTGCTGTCCATGCCTCCAATGCAGCTGACAATGAGAAGAAACTCAGTGGCTCCACAAATGCCAACAAACTTGGGTAATTACTGTTTTTCTTCCGCTTTTTCGCTCTTTGACAAGGATCTGATCATTCAGATTTTGCACCGTATCTGTGACTAAATTCAGTATCTCTGAACGTTAGGCCATTTACATCTTTTTATTTATAATAGTAGACTGCTCTGATTGTTCTTCCGCACAACGTTTACAGGACAAGTGGAACTTTTGAACCAAGCAAACAAGTCCTAGATAAAGGTACAGTGTAATAAAGTGTGAAAACTGAAAACTGCTGCTGATTTGTTGCAGATTCTTTTAGTAACTCTATATCTAGTTTCAGATGTTCATTATCTAAAGAAAAAACAAATCTAATTTCAGATGCTCCCAAAGACTTGGAGAATGGAGCCTCTGGAACCAAGCAAGCTGACAAAGCTGAGGCAGGCACTGCAGAATACCTCATTGAACTCGAAGAACGGCGATCAATCAAGGTAAACCTTCGTTTCGTCGCTCGTTCACGGTTCATCCATATACTTATGGATGAACAAACACAGATTTGTTCTGAACAAACATCCTCGCCACAATGCTGTGGGGTTTTATCTTGGTGATAATTGTATTGCACGTACAAACACCTCACCAGGTATTCGGCTCGAGCACCTTCATCGGGCTGGGGATCGTCTTCTTCGCGGGGGTGTGCTTCTCGCTCTTCTCGCCGGCGTTCAACCTGGCGACCAACGACCAGTGGCACACGCTCAAGGACAGCGTGCCGCACCTGGTGGTGTACACCGCCTTCTTCTACTTCTCCATCTCGTGCTTCGTCATCGGCGtgggcctcaacatcctcttccTCTACCGCCCCATGGCCGGCGTGCCCAAGTCCTCCTTCAGCGCCTACCTCAGGGACTGGAACGGCCGGCAGTGGGCGCTCCTCGCCGGCCTGCTCTGCGGCTTCGGCAACGGCTTCCAGTTCATGGGCGGCCAGGCCGCGGGCTACGCCGCCGCCGATGCCGTCCAGGCGCTGCCGCTCGTCAGCACCTTCTGGGGCGTCCTGCTCTTCGGGGAGTACCGCAAGTCGTCGCGGAAGACCTACGTCCTGCTCGGCTTCATGCTCTTCATGTTCGTCGCCGCTGTCGCCGTGCTCATGGCTTCGTCAGGTCACAGGAGCACCGAGTGATCCTGATGTCCTGTCGCGCTCTTTGTTTCATCAAGTTTCAACTGTTGTTCGTCTTGTGTTTGCAAGCGCAAACGGCAGGCAAACCCCCTCTTGCAATTGCAATCCATCGACAGAACGAAAATCCAGCAGCAAGGCCGGAAGCAGGGAAGTCCATTCCTTCCAGCCATTCACGAAAGTTTCAGTAAAATGAAGCAGCAAGGCCGGAAGCAGGGGAAGTCCATTCCTTCCAGCCATTCACGAAAGTTTCAGTAGAATGAAATGGAGCTCTACATAAAAATGATTGTGGTGTGATTGATCAAGTATATAGAACCATATAAAAGCTATTTATATTCTTTTCAGAGATGATTGACTGATAGGATAGGTACACTGAAattgttccagaaaaaaaaaattctcttATCATTATTAACAGGGTAAAAGCTATGTTCAGAAAGATGTAGCTTGTGGCTAGTATGACAAAGATGTCCACCTCTTATAATGCTTGACTCTGATATAATGCTTCTCGGACTCATGTTGTCCAGCTCAAAGGATGCAATTTGGTGGCTAAACTCTGCCACACCAAACATAATTTACAAATTTGGCCCAAGAGAACTGAaaacaataaaaaaaattaaaaaaaatgaaactGTGACACCTGAGATAGTGAGATGCAGCTGCCATTGTAAGAGTTAGGGTTGTAAGGATGGCATAGGTCGCACAAATAATGTTATTATTGTAATTATCAGTGTCTTCTCCCCCTGTACCATATTGCATTGTAACCAAAACATCATCTCCACACTACACATACAGAAGCTACGAAAAAAATCCGTTCCACTACATATCAAAATTGGGCCAAAAAATTAAGAGAATCATGCTGTTATGTGGCAACAAGCAGAATCAACAAGTGACAAAGTGCCTGGAAGTTCAACTTATTTCCCTCATCGACGATTCTTCTGCCTCGTCTTCAGCATTGCGTGACCTGTTTCTTCCAAGTGAGAAAACAATGTGTTCCTACAACGAGACCATTTTCAGCTTAaccataatttttttttcaaattccaAGGTATAAAGGCAACATAGTACTGGGAGGGGCGAAGAGGGGGGAAATGGTAGCTGCAATACCTTGACTCAAAAGTTCCTCCACAAGTTTCACAATCATTACTGGGTGCCTTTGAGACCTCCTGATACATATAACAAGTGTTATCAAATCTGGGCATGTGCCATTAAACCTACAGGTAAAATTTTTTTGTAGTATATATACTATAACTATAATTCAATATCAAGGTCATCATACCACAACCTGTTGGAGCTAGACCTGTTGCGCAAGGAGTAGGAATGGGAGATGGGCGGCCGTGGCTTGAATGCCCGGCGGCGAGGAGGCGGCGCCGTGTAGAGGCTAGGACGAATACACGAGAACGGAGAGCGACTAGAACGCCAGGGAGCAAGAGAGATTAATCTCAATCTCTGGCTAACTTCATTAAGTGAATAATGTTCCACACTTGTACCAATAATCCTAACAAACTCTTGCTAACTCAACGGAATAATAAATCCAGCAAATCAAATAGATAATGTTCCTAGATGCTAGGATCCTGCTAACCAACTGGGCGCCTGCTACCAGCGTCCAGGTTTGACGTGCCCCCGTGGTGATCGCGCACCGGCACGCCTAGGCGAGGGCCACCGTTCAGCCACGGCTGGCACGTCTGCGCTGGTAGACGTTCCCGGTCATAACACAACCACACACAGTAATACCAGCTATTAAAGTTCTGTGAATTTTGAATTGAAGTTCCACAAACTTATGATAATTTGGCTTTCAAATAAAGTATACAAACACGTAATAAAAGAAAAAGCAATCAGCTTTGAGTTCCATGCCACAAGGTAACGAACGTGTTTCCAGTAGTACAGTGTCATAATACACAATACCAAAACAGTCAAAACACAGAGCTACCCCCAAAATTCTCTATGAATGCACAACTATGTGTAGGATCAGTTAGGGGTGTAAAACTGCAAAGAGCCAAAGCCAATCTACACCTTATAAGTTAAACAGAAATCACAGGACATCTTAATATGATAAATCATAATAGCACATGCAACCAAGATTGCTCTCTTTTTTAAACTTTACTCCTAATCATTTTGTTTAAAAATCAATGTTGAAAATAGAGTGCTATAGCACCCCTATAGTGGCTGGAGCCCCTCCCCACCAAGCTTTGCTCTTTTCTGAGGTATGGTCGCTATCGGTGCTATATCAGGCAATAGCGGTGCTAAACAGCTTTAGCGGGCCATTTATTTAGCAGCGCTAAACAGATTCCACATGTTCTGTGAAGTTAAGAACTTAAGCAGCCGGCAATCAGCATTTGATTGTCTGGTTGGTGTTTACTTATGTCATAGGCTGCTGGACAAGTACTTATGTCATATATCTTCTACCAACTTATCGCTTATGTTATGTGAGCaattgtttgaattttttatGGAATAATGGCTTTTCTGGCCTATAAATTGCATGTATTTTCCCAAAACGCTAAATGGCTTAGCGTCCGCATAGCACCGGTATAGTTGTCACAGCAGTTTGAGCAAGCCACCGCTAAATGCCATAAGCTCGCTAttttcaacactgaaaaatactaatctataccctatacacctattgTTAACGACCCCAGCTTTCTTTTTTCAAATTGTGGAAGACGAACAAGTAACATACTAACATCAGTATAGATTGCAACTTTACGATAGAACATACCACCCATTTGTATCTGGATTGCACAACAGGGTGAGTATAAATTAAAATAATGTTGCGACCAAATTTTTTTAGGCAGAAACAGTGGTACTACATTAAGGGCTCGTTCGGTTACAGCCGTTCCGGCTAGGAATGAATCCTCGTGAAGGTGGCCTATACATATTACAATAGTGTTCCTGGCTGGAACGGTTCCAGGACGCGATTCCCTGGAAACCGAACGTAGCCTAAAGGTATGTAAAAGACTACCAGAGTCCAAGGTTGTCTTTACTAAGTGTGCAAGTAAACTGCCTAGTTCAGTATCATCTTCTCAATATGTCAGATGGCATTCTAGCCACGTACAACTTCCAGCACACATTATTCTGAATTATCCAAACGCCTGAGTTTTGAAATGTTTGAAGCACACACTAAGATAACAGAAAAGGGTAGATCAAAGTAACAAACTTCCAATTTCCAAGATATATCAAAATACCTCCCCCCAAACCAATCTAATGTGATGTGATGTCTAGCTCTATTTTTAGGAACTACATATTACCAATACATTATAACTCGTAGGAGTTAACTAATGGCCCTCGAATGATGCCTTGTTCAAAACATCTTGTCTATGCTCTAAGCAGTGCTATAAAAATTGGTTCTGAAGCAGCAAATGCTCCGAAGCAACAAACGCCCAATAAGTTTTCAATCAAAAGTATAAACAGTCGGAATGTGTCGTGGAAGTGGTTATCTGATACTGCAACTGTATACACATCAATGTTTTCAGATCGTATTATCGAGGCTAGTCGTATGACCACCGATAAGTCGATAAGGGACGATTAGTCGTCGATAAGGGACGATTAGTCGGTCCTAATCGGTCTAATCGGCTAGTCGGACATTTAGTCGTCCTTGTGCCTAGATGGCCTGATCGACcatgtatatactatatatattatGATGTAAATATATGTAAACATGGCAGAGGAGGCAGAGTGGTGTCTCATCTTGATGCTGCGGACGCCGGCGAGAGGCGCGGACGGAGCTGCAGACTAGAAGgtcggaggaggaggtggcgagcTGGTTCAGGCCGTGGAGTGCCCTCTGCTCTACCGCCCACTGTGCCTCGCGCTCGCCCTTGCCGCAGTCCTTGTTCGTGAACGCCGTCCGCGCGAGACAGGGGAGGAGACAGGCGAGGTGGCGCTCGGGGTCGTGCTCCAGGAGCTTGCTCTCGTAGATCGTCCGCACCCTGGCGCTTGACCGACGGAGCTGCGCCGCTGCAGACGGAGCTGCGCCGGCGGACGAGCTGCGCCGGCGGACGGAGCTGCGCCGCTGCGGACAGAGCTGCAGTCCGCGGACGAGCTGCGCCGGCGGACGGAGCTGCGCCGCTGCGGACGGAGCTGCAGGCCGCGGACGGAGCAGCGCCGGCGAGGGAGCTGCAGGCCGCGGACGGAGCTGCGCCGGCGAGGGAGCTGCAGGCCGCGGACGGAGCTGCGCCGCTGCGGACGGAGCTGCGAGAGAGAGCAGAGCCAGAGCGAGAGAGAAATGTGCCGTGTGCGGCGCTTGCAGCCAGCTCCTTCACTCGCCAGTCGTCACTCAGACACTCACTCTTATCTTACCCTAATGGGCCAGCTATTAGGTGGGCCGAATTCTTTAGCTGGGCCGAATTCTTTAGCTGAATATACTGGCCCAACTAGTCGTCATGTGTCTgatcggacgactaatcgtgattagtcgcaaCTTATCGGACGATAAGGTTTCTAATCGGTCCAAACTAATCGAGGACCCTTATCGAGCACCTtttaatcgtgattagtcgtccGATCTGTAATCATTGATACACGTGGTTCAAATTAGAAGTATTCAGCCTGCTACAGGACCAAACAGCATAGAAGGTTTTTATTCCCAACTCAACGAGCTTGTTGTAAACCATAAGAGGCTCAAATATTAACTTCACATTGCCTTGAAGGAAAGAAATTATATGTACCTTTTGTTTCTTCCCCTTTGATGTGCTCTTCTGGTCAGCCTTAGATGTACTCTTCTGATCAGTAGAAACAGTTGTTTTCTTTTCTGTgcctttcttgttctttttgttctttttaggATTCGTGTTTTCACCATTCTGTTTATCTCCTTTGCTCACTGAACCACTGTTGTCATTAGAAGAGGATGGCCCTTCCATCATATCGTCAACATCATTACCAGGGCCAGATCCCTCAGGCTGAACCTCACTTTTACCATGATGCTCATTATCAGCATAATTACCTTCATCTTTTTCCTCCTTTGCTGCCCGTCGCCTGCGTCCTTTCCTTTTTGCATTATTAACTTCAGAACTTCTATGATCGTCATCATCCTCAGCAGCACCAGACAAAGCCTCCTCTGGAGGAGCCACATAACCACCCTTTCTGTTCTTGCGGCTTGATAGCATTGCCTCCAATACACTTGCCTCATCATATGACCCAACCTCCTGCTCTGCACTATCAACGAAATCCTTATCACCATCCTCTTTATCATGCACCTCCAAACCTTCCTCAAATTCTTCAGCCAACTCTTCTGCAGCATCTGAAAATGCACTCTCATCATCTGACTCCTGTGTAGGCTTAAAATCAAACCCCACATCAACTTCATTCCAATCACCTTGCCCCTCCTCTGCCTCTTTcaaagactcctcctcctccttaaaTGCCATCCTCAGCTCAGCGATCTTATCCCTATGCTTCTTCGACTGCTCGTGGTTCTTCCACTGTTTGTCCGATTTGAACTTCTTATTGCAAGCCACGCAGTACAGCTCCTCCTTCTTGGCCCTCAACTCCTCTTCTTCGTCTTCATCATATaatccctcctcttcctcctccgtcCTCGCCCACTCAGGCTCCTGATATGCCATGGCtcgctccttcttcctcttctcctcctccttcctctccttctcctctgcCTTTCTCTTCTCCTCCTCCGCCTTCTTCTTAAGAGCCATGTCCACCACCCTCTTATCCCTCTTCTTGCAGAAGGCGGCGAGGCCCCTGACAGCGTCATTGTACTCCCGCCGCGCCTTGCGCATCgccttcttgttgtcctcctccATGAGCCTCCGCACACGGCGGTTCTCCCCGCGCGCGGCATCCCACTCGGCCGCCCACCCGAAGTCCATGACCGAGCCGAACCCAAGCCAGTAATTGTAGAAAGCAGTGACCTGTGCATAGGGGGAATCGAGGTTCCCAATGACCGGCGGCGCGGCGGGCTCAGGAACCCCCATCCGGCGCGCGTAGGCGAGCTCCTGCGCGAAGACCCTGTCGAAGACGTCCCCGTAGACCTTGTAGAAGCCGCGGCCCGTGTCGGAGAAGCCGGAGAAagcggaggaggagaagaaggcgaAGAGGTCGGGGACGGGGGAGGCGGATTTGGCGCCGGCGGAGGCTGGGTCGGAGAAGAGGATCTGGCAGCGGTGGGAGTCGTAGTAGGCGCGCTCCTGCGGGTCGGAGAGGACAGAGTGGGCATGCTGGAGCTCCTGGAAggcgccggtggcggcggcgaggtcGGAGCCAGGGGGCTGCTTATCGGGGTGGAGCGAGAGAGCGAGGCGGCGGAAGGCGAGCTTGATGTCGGTCGGGGAACAGTCGCGAGGTAGGCCCAGGACCTCGTAGTAGCAGCGCTTCGGCGCGCCCGCCGCCGCGGACGCCATCGCCGCTAGGGTTTGGAGGTGTCCGAGGGAACGGAGAGGGACTAGAGAGCAGGGGAACAGgcgttttctatttttcttacacGATGGATTACATTGCATACAATTACATTGAAATTCTTGACGCGTTCGAGAGGTAGAAAAGGTTTCCctatttttttaattaattaattattagtAAATATATGACCGTACGTTGATCAAAATTCATCATATTAGGGTATGTACAACCCGCTATCTCTATGATGATGTCATAATACATGCGGGCAGCTAAACAGACAGCGTGACTGTCTATTAATTCTTTAATGTCTTCATGTAGCTATAATCAAGTGTAAATATGATTCATGTATATCATTGTGTTGCTCGTTGATAAAAAAAATCAGACATGAATAAGGTGAATATCGTTAGGTCAGTCTCAGTGAGGAGTTTCATTTTGCAGTTTTCAAGACTGCCACGTCAACTCTGCAGACTTCATGTATACCATTACGACTCGTCTTAGTGAACTTGATAAAGAGTTTGTTGATCAAATACAAACAAGATTATTTATTTTCAATTGAGTCCACAAGCATTTTAATTtaatgatgatttgattgatgggaTGGCACTACAACCAGCAGGCGTGCaactaaggctggacgaaaaactcgaagcttgttagctcgctcggctcgtggctggctcgactcggctcggccgagccgagccaagattttaactcgttagctataacgagccaactcgagccagctcgcgagccgctcgcgagctaaacgagccaagcttccagaaaaaaaagtttcaaaacttgtattagtttttgtattacttcatgtcttacattttataattgactggtaactggtctagaccctataaattgactggtaactggtctagatgtatttcttttgtattattattattcttaaactttagataaatgcaaatattatattttgtgtattttttatccctggctcgcgagcttaacgagccagctcgagcttttaacgagccgagccgagctagctttctggctcgttaggataacgagccgagccgagctaactcgttatcttaacgagccagaacgagccgagcccaaatgagccgagctggctcgttatccagccttacgtGCAACCAAACATTATCAGCTTGCCATGGGTGAATTTTAGGGTCTGTTTAGATTCAAAAAAAATTGTGCAGTAatcgtcacatcaaattttacggcacatgtatggagtactaaatgtagacgaaaaaaaaactaattgtacagttgggcgagaaatcgcgagacgaaacttttgaac
Proteins encoded in this region:
- the LOC136504231 gene encoding ureide permease 1-like isoform X1, with protein sequence MPCRFLHLSSSFPTSHKAPTPLVNGSQGDRHTPQTRVRGASQTDAEQVGLFGQWQGLLVSGCYKTAMEHVLACASSLLSSHKVLQEEGPLLLSSIRARLSMFVIEDKGGAIALMLASLLFLGTWPAVLTLLERRGRLPQHTYLDYSLTNLLAAVLIALTFGQLGDSKRGMPNFFTQLSQDNWPSVLFAMAGGVVLSVGNLSTQYAWAYVGLSVTEVISSSMVVVIGTTLNYFLDNRINRAEILFPGVACFLVAVILGSAVHASNAADNEKKLSGSTNANKLGTSGTFEPSKQVLDKDAPKDLENGASGTKQADKAEAGTAEYLIELEERRSIKVFGSSTFIGLGIVFFAGVCFSLFSPAFNLATNDQWHTLKDSVPHLVVYTAFFYFSISCFVIGVGLNILFLYRPMAGVPKSSFSAYLRDWNGRQWALLAGLLCGFGNGFQFMGGQAAGYAAADAVQALPLVSTFWGVLLFGEYRKSSRKTYVLLGFMLFMFVAAVAVLMASSGHRSTE
- the LOC136504231 gene encoding ureide permease 1-like isoform X3, producing MDMLPFSGWFWLRYWGGSSSSPALMNLNLIPGDGRTVAGGPLSCSSCLVLQEEGPLLLSSIRARLSMFVIEDKGGAIALMLASLLFLGTWPAVLTLLERRGRLPQHTYLDYSLTNLLAAVLIALTFGQLGDSKRGMPNFFTQLSQDNWPSVLFAMAGGVVLSVGNLSTQYAWAYVGLSVTEVISSSMVVVIGTTLNYFLDNRINRAEILFPGVACFLVAVILGSAVHASNAADNEKKLSGSTNANKLGTSGTFEPSKQVLDKDAPKDLENGASGTKQADKAEAGTAEYLIELEERRSIKVFGSSTFIGLGIVFFAGVCFSLFSPAFNLATNDQWHTLKDSVPHLVVYTAFFYFSISCFVIGVGLNILFLYRPMAGVPKSSFSAYLRDWNGRQWALLAGLLCGFGNGFQFMGGQAAGYAAADAVQALPLVSTFWGVLLFGEYRKSSRKTYVLLGFMLFMFVAAVAVLMASSGHRSTE
- the LOC136504231 gene encoding ureide permease 1-like isoform X2, whose translation is MDMLPFSGWFWLRYWGGSSSSPALMNLNLIPGDGRTVAGGPLSCSSCLVVLQEEGPLLLSSIRARLSMFVIEDKGGAIALMLASLLFLGTWPAVLTLLERRGRLPQHTYLDYSLTNLLAAVLIALTFGQLGDSKRGMPNFFTQLSQDNWPSVLFAMAGGVVLSVGNLSTQYAWAYVGLSVTEVISSSMVVVIGTTLNYFLDNRINRAEILFPGVACFLVAVILGSAVHASNAADNEKKLSGSTNANKLGTSGTFEPSKQVLDKDAPKDLENGASGTKQADKAEAGTAEYLIELEERRSIKVFGSSTFIGLGIVFFAGVCFSLFSPAFNLATNDQWHTLKDSVPHLVVYTAFFYFSISCFVIGVGLNILFLYRPMAGVPKSSFSAYLRDWNGRQWALLAGLLCGFGNGFQFMGGQAAGYAAADAVQALPLVSTFWGVLLFGEYRKSSRKTYVLLGFMLFMFVAAVAVLMASSGHRSTE
- the LOC136504231 gene encoding ureide permease 1-like isoform X4, which produces MFVIEDKGGAIALMLASLLFLGTWPAVLTLLERRGRLPQHTYLDYSLTNLLAAVLIALTFGQLGDSKRGMPNFFTQLSQDNWPSVLFAMAGGVVLSVGNLSTQYAWAYVGLSVTEVISSSMVVVIGTTLNYFLDNRINRAEILFPGVACFLVAVILGSAVHASNAADNEKKLSGSTNANKLGTSGTFEPSKQVLDKDAPKDLENGASGTKQADKAEAGTAEYLIELEERRSIKVFGSSTFIGLGIVFFAGVCFSLFSPAFNLATNDQWHTLKDSVPHLVVYTAFFYFSISCFVIGVGLNILFLYRPMAGVPKSSFSAYLRDWNGRQWALLAGLLCGFGNGFQFMGGQAAGYAAADAVQALPLVSTFWGVLLFGEYRKSSRKTYVLLGFMLFMFVAAVAVLMASSGHRSTE
- the LOC136504230 gene encoding DNAJ protein JJJ1 homolog isoform X1, coding for MASAAAGAPKRCYYEVLGLPRDCSPTDIKLAFRRLALSLHPDKQPPGSDLAAATGAFQELQHAHSVLSDPQERAYYDSHRCQILFSDPASAGAKSASPVPDLFAFFSSSAFSGFSDTGRGFYKVYGDVFDRVFAQELAYARRMGVPEPAAPPVIGNLDSPYAQVTAFYNYWLGFGSVMDFGWAAEWDAARGENRRVRRLMEEDNKKAMRKARREYNDAVRGLAAFCKKRDKRVVDMALKKKAEEEKRKAEEKERKEEEKRKKERAMAYQEPEWARTEEEEEGLYDEDEEEELRAKKEELYCVACNKKFKSDKQWKNHEQSKKHRDKIAELRMAFKEEEESLKEAEEGQGDWNEVDVGFDFKPTQESDDESAFSDAAEELAEEFEEGLEVHDKEDGDKDFVDSAEQEVGSYDEASVLEAMLSSRKNRKGGYVAPPEEALSGAAEDDDDHRSSEVNNAKRKGRRRRAAKEEKDEGNYADNEHHGKSEVQPEGSGPGNDVDDMMEGPSSSNDNSGSVSKGDKQNGENTNPKKNKKNKKGTEKKTTVSTDQKSTSKADQKSTSKGKKQKEVSKAPSNDCETCGGTFESRNTLFSHLEETGHAMLKTRQKNRR
- the LOC136504230 gene encoding DNAJ protein JJJ1 homolog isoform X2, giving the protein MASAAAGAPKRCYYEVLGLPRDCSPTDIKLAFRRLALSLHPDKQPPGSDLAAATGAFQELQHAHSVLSDPQERAYYDSHRCQILFSDPASAGAKSASPVPDLFAFFSSSAFSGFSDTGRGFYKVYGDVFDRVFAQELAYARRMGVPEPAAPPVIGNLDSPYAQVTAFYNYWLGFGSVMDFGWAAEWDAARGENRRVRRLMEEDNKKAMRKARREYNDAVRGLAAFCKKRDKRVVDMALKKKAEEEKRKAEEKERKEEEKRKKERAMAYQEPEWARTEEEEEGLYDEDEEEELRAKKEELYCVACNKKFKSDKQWKNHEQSKKHRDKIAELRMAFKEEEESLKEAEEGQGDWNEVDVGFDFKPTQESDDESAFSDAAEELAEEFEEGLEVHDKEDGDKDFVDSAEQEVGSYDEASVLEAMLSSRKNRKGGYVAPPEEALSGAAEDDDDHRSSEVNNAKRKGRRRRAAKEEKDEGNYADNEHHGKSEVQPEGSGPGNDVDDMMEGPSSSNDNSGSVSKGDKQNGENTNPKKNKKNKKGTEKKTTVSTDQKSTSKADQKSTSKGKKQKQAEYF